From the Solanum stenotomum isolate F172 chromosome 4, ASM1918654v1, whole genome shotgun sequence genome, one window contains:
- the LOC125862844 gene encoding uncharacterized protein LOC125862844 has translation MAISDKVTANLTTLYLAIIGAMKAYGLITGRNFTGCFVLILSTAAVALVLILTLTWDIYIKARNVRVRHNRINYQNQQQQHTSHEFCRGGICWHGVAVSSPASHFRFRLPQNRTGSKYSSEGESSTSEDLKALQQEEYLTSEDECSPCQQ, from the exons ATGGCGATTTCAGATAAAGTAACAGCGAATTTAACAACTTTGTACCTAGCAATTATAGGTGCAATGAAAGCTTACGGCTTAATTACCGGTCGAAATTTTACCGGTTGTTTCGTTCTCATTCTGTCGACGGCTGCCGTCGCTCTAGTGTTGATTTTGACTCTAACCTGGGATATTTACATTAAGGCGAGAAATGTTAGGGTTCGTCATAATCGgattaattatcaaaatcagCAGCAGCAGCATACTAGTCATGAATTTTGTCGAGGTGGCATATGCTGGCACGGCGTCGCTGTTAGTTCTCCGGCGTCTCATTTCCGGTTCCGGCTTCCTCAAAATC GAACAGGATCAAAATATAGCAGTGAAGGAGAATCTTCAACAAGTGAAGATCTTAAAGCTCTTCAACAAGAAGAGTATTTAACTTCTGAAGATGAATGCTCACCTTGCCAGCAATGA
- the LOC125863358 gene encoding protein SYM1-like, with the protein MGLNFLTSLAKRTTIQHSKRCFTSKNSISRIWTESKSYSKNFNTNTVTKTPSFSFSLLFRKSYSSSSSSSAKTQVGFLAWYLGALEARPIITKSISSAVIYAASDVTSQMIMMSPSDSLDIIRTLRMASFGLLILGTAQHHWFNFVARVLPKRDTISTLKKLSMGQLGFGPVINSIFFSFNAALQGENGGEIVARLKRDLLPTMMNGLMYWPLCDFLTYKVIPVHLQPLANSAFAYAWTIYLTYMASSKKAIAA; encoded by the exons atgGGACTAAATTTTCTAACAAGCTTAGCTAAACGCAcaacaattcaacattcaaAGCGTTGTTTCACTTCCAAGAATTCAATTTCCAGAATATGGACTGAATCTAAATCTTATAGtaaaaatttcaatacaaatacaGTTACGAAAACcccttctttttcattttcgtTACTTTTTCGAAAATCGTAttcatcatcttcatcttcgTCTGCGAAAACCCAAGTGGGGTTTTTGGCATGGTATTTAGGAGCTCTAGAAGCTCGTCCAATTATCACGAAAAGTATTTCTTCTGCTGTTATTTATGCTGCTTCTGATGTTACTTCACAG ATGATTATGATGTCACCTTCAGATTCTTTAGATATAATTAGGACTCTACGAATGGCTAGCTTTGGACTATTAATTTTAGGAACAGCACAGCATCATTGGTTTAACTTTGTGGCAAGGGTATTGCCGAAGCGGGATACCATTAGTACATTGAAGAAGCTGTCGATGGGACAGCTTGGTTTTGGGCCtgtaattaattctattttcttctctttcaatGCTGCTCTACAAG GTGAGAATGGGGGGGAAATCGTTGCGAGGTTGAAGCGTGACCTGCTCCCAACAATGATGAACGGCCTAATGTACTGGCCGTTGTGTGATTTCTTGACATATAAAGTAATCCCTGTCCATTTGCAG CCATTAGCCAACAGTGCATTCGCATATGCCTGGACGATATATTTGACGTATATGGCCAGTTCCAAGAAAGCCATTGCTGCTTAG
- the LOC125862638 gene encoding uncharacterized protein LOC125862638 produces MKTFGFSVLFLMMGITAFLSLFCFSTGGMSFKWQNTDTTMTIKNRKLQDNGYGPSINEDDSSKLGLEDYRPIDPVPSSKASVKPGPVEHGTPLMPYIPKPSPPPISTIDGLP; encoded by the exons ATGAAGACTTTTGGGTTCTCTGTTCTGTTCTTGATGATGGGAATTACAGCTTTTTTATCCCTTTTTTGCTTCAGCACTGGAG GAATGTCCTTCAAATGGCAAAACACCGATACAACGATGACCATAAAGAACAGAAAGCTGCAG GACAATGGCTACGGTCCAAGCATCAATGAGGACGATTCAAGCAAGTTAGGACTGGAAGATTATCGTCCCATCGATCCAGTTCCTAGCTCAAAAGCTTCCGTAAAACCAGGACCTGTTGAGCATGGTACTCCTCTTATGCCTTATATTCCTAAGCCTTCACCTCCTCCTATTAGCACCATCGATGGGCTCCCATAA
- the LOC125863215 gene encoding zinc finger protein ZAT10-like isoform X2 yields the protein MALEALNSWTKGKIRSKRSRSIVMEEQQSIITEDEYLALCLLMLARSNNNNNNNVTSKNLYKCSVCGKSFGSYQALGGHKASHRSNRDKVYEQSVVITSGNAVSGRTHECSICHKTFPTGQALGGHKRRHYEGKVTSSSSSSSLNGVGSVNNFDLNIPALPKYWSGFRSGEDEVESPHPAKKLRQLF from the exons ATGGCACTTGAAGCTTTGAATTCATGGACTAAAGGCAAGATCAGATCGAAACGATCGCGTAGCATCGTCATGGAAGAGCAACAATCAATTATTACTGAAGATGAATACTTAGCTTTGTGTCTACTCATGCTCGCACGtagcaataacaataacaataacaatgtTACTAGTAAGAATTTGTACAAGTGTTCAGTTTGTGGTAAGTCTTTTGGATCTTATCAAGCTTTAGGAGGACACAAAGCTAGTCATCGTAGTAATAGAGATAAAGTCTACGAACAATCTGTAGTCATCACGTCAG GTAATGCGGTTAGTGGAAGGACTCATGAGTGTTCCATTTGTCACAAGACTTTTCCAACTGGACAAGCTTTGGGTGGCCATAAGAGGCGTCACTATGAGGGGAAAGTGACGTCATCGTCATCGTCATCGTCGTTGAACGGTGTGGGGTCCGTCAACAACTTTGACTTGAACATTCCGGCATTGCCGAAATATTGGTCGGGTTTTCGCTCCGGTGAAGATGAGGTGGAAAGTCCTCATCCAGCTAAGAAATTAAGACAATTATTTTGA
- the LOC125863215 gene encoding zinc finger protein ZAT10-like isoform X1, with the protein MALEALNSWTKGKIRSKRSRSIVMEEQQSIITEDEYLALCLLMLARSNNNNNNNVTSKNLYKCSVCGKSFGSYQALGGHKASHRSNRDKVYEQSVVITSGNVVSGRTHECTICHKTFPTGQALGGHKRRHYEGKVTSSSSSNGVGSVNNFDLNIPVLPDNWPGFASGEDEVESPHPTKKLRQFPSLELFQQQ; encoded by the coding sequence ATGGCACTTGAAGCTTTGAATTCATGGACTAAAGGCAAGATCAGATCGAAACGATCGCGTAGCATCGTCATGGAAGAGCAACAATCAATTATTACTGAAGATGAATACTTAGCTTTGTGTCTACTCATGCTCGCACGtagcaataacaataacaataacaatgtTACTAGTAAGAATTTGTACAAGTGTTCAGTTTGTGGTAAGTCTTTTGGATCTTATCAAGCTTTAGGAGGACACAAAGCTAGTCATCGTAGTAATAGAGATAAAGTCTACGAACAATCTGTAGTCATCACGTCAGGTAATGTGGTTAGTGGAAGGACTCATGAGTGTACCATTTGCCACAAGACTTTTCCAACTGGACAAGCTTTGGGTGGTCACAAAAGGCGCCATTATGAAGGGAAGGTGACGTCATCATCATCGTCGAACGGTGTGGGGTCGGTCAACAACTTTGACTTGAATATTCCGGTGTTACCAGATAATTGGCCGGGTTTTGCCTCGGGCGAGGATGAGGTGGAAAGTCCTCATCCAACTAAGAAATTAAGACAATTTCCTTCACTTGAATTATTCCAACAACAATAG